The genome window TAATCCTCGCTCATTTTAGAGTAAAGGAAAAGCGCATGCCAAAGATGAAATCTGTTCGCGGTGCAGCTAAACGCTTTAAAGTTGGCAAAAACAAGATTAAAAGAGGCTCAGCATTTAGAAGCCATATCTTGACTAAAATGTCGCCTAAGCGTAAAAGAGACCTAAGACAATCTCAATATGTAGATAGTACAAATGTCTCAGCTGTTAAAAAAATGCTTTGTATATAAGTTTTTGACGATTTAAAGTCATTCTAACCTCCCTATAATGGGACAAGTTCCAGCTTATTGGACGCCAATTTGTAAAGGATAAATATGGCAAGAGTTAAAACTGGTGTTGTAAGACGCCGCAGACATAAAAAGGTTCTAAAACTAGCTCGTGGTTTTTATAGTGCTAGACACAAACACTTTAGAAAAGCTAAAGAGCAATTAGAAAGAAGTTTAGTATATGCGTATCGTGATAGACGCGCTAAAAAACGCGACTTCCGCAGATTGTGGATTATCCGTATTAATGCAGCTTGCAGACTAAACGATATTAGCTATTCAAGATTTATAAACGGCCTTAAAAAAGCAAACATCGAACTAGACAGAAAAGTCTTGGCAAATTTAGCTATGAATGACGCAGCAGCATTTGCTAGCATTGTAGCAGAAGTTAAAAAAGCTTTATAATAACTCGCCTAGCTTTTGCTAGGCTACTTTTATGTATTCAAATTTAATATCATATTTAGATCCAGACTGGCAAGAGTTTTTAAAAGATGAGCTTAATAGTTTAAATTTTGCTAAGATAATTTCATTTTTAAATTCTCAAACTGCTACGATTTATCCACCAAAAGAGCTTATTTTTAATGCTTTTAATCTATGCAAGCCAAGTAATTTAAAGGTTATAATTATCGGTCAAGATCCATATCATAATGCTGGTGAAGCAATGGGATTAGCCTTTAGCACTCCAAATAATATAAAAACACCGCCAAGTTTGAAAAATATCTTTAAAGAGCTTTTTGATGATTTAGATTGTGATATATTTACTAGTAGAAGCAGTGATCTAACTAGCTGGGCAAATCAAGGAGTTTTGTTATTAAATAGTGCTTTAACAGTAGAGCATAATCGCCCTGCTTCGCACTCTAAAATTGGTTGGCAAATCTTTACTGCTGGCGTTATCCGCACTATAAATGCTAAATTTGAACATTGTGTATTTATGCTTTGGGGAAATCACGCAAGAGCGTTATCAAGTCTTATCAATCCAACTTCTCATTTAGTATTAGAAGCAGCTCATCCTAGCCCGTTGGCACGTGGGGCATTTTTTGGCTCAAGGCACTTTAGTAAGTGTAATGAGTATTTGCTTTTTCATAATAAAAAAGCAATCCAATGGCTCATATAAATAAA of Campylobacter vicugnae contains these proteins:
- the rpmI gene encoding 50S ribosomal protein L35; the protein is MPKMKSVRGAAKRFKVGKNKIKRGSAFRSHILTKMSPKRKRDLRQSQYVDSTNVSAVKKMLCI
- the rplT gene encoding 50S ribosomal protein L20, producing MARVKTGVVRRRRHKKVLKLARGFYSARHKHFRKAKEQLERSLVYAYRDRRAKKRDFRRLWIIRINAACRLNDISYSRFINGLKKANIELDRKVLANLAMNDAAAFASIVAEVKKAL
- the ung gene encoding uracil-DNA glycosylase → MYSNLISYLDPDWQEFLKDELNSLNFAKIISFLNSQTATIYPPKELIFNAFNLCKPSNLKVIIIGQDPYHNAGEAMGLAFSTPNNIKTPPSLKNIFKELFDDLDCDIFTSRSSDLTSWANQGVLLLNSALTVEHNRPASHSKIGWQIFTAGVIRTINAKFEHCVFMLWGNHARALSSLINPTSHLVLEAAHPSPLARGAFFGSRHFSKCNEYLLFHNKKAIQWLI